One Cryptosporangium aurantiacum DNA window includes the following coding sequences:
- a CDS encoding TetR/AcrR family transcriptional regulator, translating to MPSAPGKAEKSARARRPRGSINPADIIAGAFDFFRDTPVEQWSIPQLAAHLDVGVTSIYWYFRTKRELVAAMTEAALSSFYERMPPLRGDDWEGLLRNFFLDYHRLLAADDLACDLIVRQIGASGDETTARSWPRAQELFTALADAGLPDPIVQHAFFTLSVYTQGFLLVERKGRHAPPLNAAGSDDPSSELEFGITNILRGLRPLLETPAPAQAQSA from the coding sequence ATGCCGTCCGCGCCAGGCAAGGCGGAGAAGTCGGCACGGGCGCGGCGTCCGCGCGGCTCGATCAACCCCGCCGACATCATCGCGGGAGCGTTCGACTTCTTCCGGGACACGCCGGTCGAGCAGTGGAGCATTCCGCAGCTCGCCGCGCACCTCGACGTCGGCGTCACCAGCATCTACTGGTACTTCCGCACGAAGCGGGAGCTGGTCGCCGCGATGACCGAGGCGGCGCTGTCGTCGTTCTACGAGCGCATGCCGCCGCTGCGCGGGGACGACTGGGAAGGGCTGCTGCGCAACTTCTTCCTCGACTACCACCGTCTGCTGGCCGCCGACGACCTGGCGTGCGACCTGATCGTGCGGCAGATCGGGGCGTCCGGCGACGAGACGACCGCGCGGTCGTGGCCGCGGGCCCAGGAGCTGTTCACCGCGCTCGCCGACGCCGGGCTGCCCGACCCGATCGTGCAGCACGCGTTCTTCACGCTGTCGGTCTACACCCAGGGGTTCCTGCTGGTGGAGCGGAAGGGCAGGCACGCGCCGCCGCTGAACGCCGCGGGGTCCGACGACCCGTCGAGCGAGCTCGAGTTCGGCATCACGAACATCCTCCGCGGCCTGCGCCCCCTGCTGGAAACCCCGGCCCCGGCCCAGGCGCAGTCCGCCTGA